A genomic window from Chitinophaga pollutisoli includes:
- a CDS encoding anthranilate synthase component I family protein, with product MDNNNYSLAGSRAEAILAADAVEILESPAGSAFNKLRRFHDDKPGWLFGHLSYDLKNETEKLGSQHPDGIGFPDLSFFRPRYVLRLSASTLEISGESLSEQEARAIHAELLSQPAISTAPPLPLVSQSRLQRAGYLEAVHALQEHIRKGDCYEVNFCREQYAHARLQDPASVFLRLNGLSPAPFAAYYRRGLRYLACSSPERFLRKEGDRIISQPIKGTIRRAADPAEDAALLQALRNSPKEQSENVMVVDLVRNDLSRTAVRGSVEVSELFGIYSFPQVHHMISTVSATLDPAFHFTDAIRNAFPMGSMTGAPKVKVMQLIEQYEKTRRGLFSGAVGYITPEGDFDFNVVIRSILYSAENHYVSFQTGSAITFYSNPEKEWEECLLKARALRQALGI from the coding sequence TTGGACAATAACAATTATAGCCTGGCTGGTTCCCGCGCTGAAGCCATCCTCGCCGCAGATGCTGTCGAAATCCTGGAATCCCCCGCCGGTAGCGCCTTCAATAAACTGCGCCGCTTCCACGACGACAAGCCCGGATGGCTCTTCGGCCATCTGTCCTACGATCTTAAAAACGAAACGGAAAAGCTTGGGAGCCAACACCCTGACGGTATCGGGTTCCCCGACCTGTCATTCTTCCGTCCCCGCTACGTCCTCCGCCTCTCCGCCTCCACGCTCGAAATCTCAGGCGAAAGCCTCAGCGAGCAGGAAGCCAGGGCCATCCATGCCGAATTGCTGTCCCAGCCGGCGATATCCACCGCACCGCCGCTGCCGCTCGTTTCCCAGTCGCGCCTCCAGCGCGCCGGCTACCTGGAAGCCGTCCATGCCCTACAGGAGCATATCCGCAAAGGCGATTGCTACGAGGTTAACTTTTGCCGCGAGCAATACGCCCACGCCCGCCTCCAGGACCCCGCTTCCGTGTTCCTCCGCCTCAACGGCCTGAGCCCCGCGCCCTTCGCGGCATATTACCGCCGTGGGCTCCGCTACCTGGCCTGTTCCAGCCCGGAGCGCTTCCTCCGTAAAGAAGGGGACCGGATCATATCCCAGCCCATCAAAGGCACCATCCGCCGCGCCGCAGACCCCGCGGAAGACGCAGCCCTGCTGCAGGCGCTGCGCAACTCCCCCAAAGAACAATCGGAAAACGTTATGGTGGTAGACCTCGTCCGCAACGACCTCTCCCGCACCGCCGTGCGCGGCAGCGTGGAAGTTTCGGAGCTTTTCGGAATCTACAGCTTCCCGCAGGTGCATCACATGATCAGCACCGTTTCGGCCACACTCGACCCCGCCTTCCATTTCACCGACGCCATCCGCAACGCCTTCCCCATGGGCTCCATGACCGGCGCGCCCAAGGTGAAAGTCATGCAGCTGATCGAACAATACGAAAAAACGCGGAGAGGACTGTTCTCCGGCGCAGTGGGGTACATCACGCCCGAAGGCGATTTCGACTTCAATGTGGTGATCCGCAGTATTCTGTATAGTGCTGAAAATCATTACGTATCCTTCCAGACAGGCTCCGCCATTACCTTTTACAGCAACCCGGAAAAAGAGTGGGAAGAATGTCTCCTGAAAGCCCGTGCGTTGCGCCAGGCCCTTGGTATCTGA
- a CDS encoding TIGR01777 family oxidoreductase: MMDTVLITGGTGLVGRALTDFLLERGYRVIVYTRKMRSPHHPNLRYALWDPSAQTLDAAALQEADQIIHLAGANVADKRWTASRKQEILDSRVQSSQLLFDQLSRTENKVRTFVSASATGFYGEFQGRNFTETDPPANDYLGNTCVAWENSVRQMESLGKKVIIFRTGIVLSNKGGALKEFIKPVRLGFATVMGGGQQFISWIHLHDLVRLYHNALANDQLSGIYNAVAPFPVTNQELVTQLARTVKGKSFVTVHVPAFALKLAMGEMSVEVLKSVKASSAKIQSTGFQFSYPRISDALAQLVTSGE, translated from the coding sequence ATGATGGACACGGTTTTGATAACAGGCGGCACCGGCCTGGTAGGCAGGGCGCTGACGGACTTCCTCCTCGAACGGGGTTATCGCGTTATCGTCTACACGCGGAAGATGCGATCTCCCCACCACCCTAACCTCCGATACGCCCTCTGGGACCCCTCCGCCCAAACGCTGGATGCAGCCGCGCTGCAGGAAGCCGACCAGATCATCCATCTGGCAGGGGCCAATGTGGCCGACAAGCGGTGGACCGCATCCCGCAAGCAGGAAATCCTCGACAGCCGCGTGCAATCTTCCCAACTCCTGTTCGACCAGCTTTCCCGCACCGAAAACAAGGTCAGGACTTTCGTAAGCGCCTCCGCAACGGGGTTCTACGGCGAATTCCAGGGCAGAAACTTCACCGAAACCGACCCTCCGGCCAACGATTACCTCGGAAACACCTGCGTGGCCTGGGAAAACAGCGTCCGCCAGATGGAATCCCTCGGCAAAAAAGTCATCATCTTCCGCACTGGTATCGTATTATCCAATAAAGGCGGCGCCCTGAAGGAATTTATCAAGCCCGTCCGCCTCGGCTTCGCCACCGTCATGGGCGGCGGCCAGCAATTCATTTCCTGGATCCACCTCCACGACCTCGTCCGCCTCTACCATAACGCTCTGGCCAACGACCAGCTGAGCGGTATCTACAACGCTGTGGCGCCCTTCCCTGTCACCAACCAGGAGCTCGTGACCCAGCTGGCGCGCACCGTTAAGGGGAAAAGCTTCGTCACGGTACACGTTCCCGCTTTCGCCCTCAAGCTGGCGATGGGCGAAATGAGCGTGGAAGTCCTCAAAAGCGTGAAAGCCTCGTCCGCGAAGATCCAGTCTACCGGTTTCCAGTTCTCCTACCCGCGCATCTCCGATGCGCTGGCGCAACTGGTCACTTCGGGCGAATAA
- the purQ gene encoding phosphoribosylformylglycinamidine synthase subunit PurQ: MKFGVVTFPGSNCDQDMIDALRTDLNQEVISLWHKDRDLSMFTTEDCILIPGGFSYGDYLRCGAIAKFSPMMQSVVEFANKGGRVIGVCNGFQILCEAGLLPGALLKNENQQFVCKNVFIKSENTAASLTKEVTGRALMIPVAHGEGRYYADEATLDELFANNQVIFRYCDEFGNIVDSANPNGAIRNIAGICNKERNVFGMMPHPERATSEVLGNRDGQLIFQSLINNN; encoded by the coding sequence ATGAAATTCGGAGTTGTTACGTTTCCCGGTTCTAATTGCGACCAAGATATGATCGACGCGCTGCGTACGGATCTGAACCAGGAAGTGATCAGCCTTTGGCACAAAGACAGGGATTTGAGCATGTTTACTACGGAAGACTGCATTTTGATCCCTGGTGGTTTTTCCTATGGCGACTATCTGCGTTGCGGAGCGATTGCCAAGTTCAGCCCCATGATGCAGAGCGTGGTGGAGTTTGCGAACAAAGGCGGCCGTGTGATCGGCGTATGTAACGGCTTCCAGATTCTGTGCGAGGCGGGTTTGCTTCCGGGCGCCCTGCTGAAGAATGAGAACCAGCAGTTCGTTTGCAAGAACGTGTTTATCAAGAGCGAGAATACCGCTGCTTCCCTCACGAAGGAAGTAACCGGCCGCGCGCTGATGATCCCGGTTGCGCATGGCGAGGGGCGTTATTATGCGGATGAGGCTACGCTGGACGAGCTGTTTGCAAATAACCAGGTGATTTTCCGTTATTGCGATGAGTTTGGCAACATTGTTGATTCTGCTAATCCGAACGGCGCCATCCGCAACATCGCGGGGATTTGTAATAAAGAAAGAAATGTTTTCGGAATGATGCCGCACCCCGAGCGGGCTACCAGCGAAGTGCTGGGCAACCGCGACGGCCAGCTGATCTTCCAAAGCCTTATAAACAATAACTAG
- a CDS encoding protein-disulfide reductase DsbD domain-containing protein has product MKKLLVAIMLFALPALAFAQDPVKWEFTSKKVSATEYEVIAKATIDGGWHLYAQEAGEGPVPTSFKFAKNPLVTPKGKVTESGKLHKAFDKNFNSELKYYENTVSFIQKVTVKGKAVTKVKGSVEFMVCDDHQCLPPTEVEFAVNVGGK; this is encoded by the coding sequence ATGAAAAAATTGCTCGTTGCCATCATGCTCTTCGCGCTGCCGGCCCTGGCCTTTGCGCAAGACCCCGTTAAATGGGAATTCACTTCCAAAAAAGTGAGCGCTACCGAATACGAAGTGATCGCCAAAGCCACGATCGACGGCGGCTGGCACCTCTATGCCCAGGAAGCCGGCGAAGGTCCGGTTCCCACCTCCTTCAAGTTCGCGAAGAACCCCCTCGTTACGCCCAAAGGCAAAGTGACCGAATCCGGTAAACTGCACAAAGCTTTCGACAAGAACTTCAACTCCGAACTGAAATACTACGAAAACACCGTTTCCTTTATCCAGAAAGTAACCGTAAAAGGTAAAGCGGTGACCAAAGTGAAAGGCTCCGTGGAATTCATGGTTTGCGACGACCATCAGTGCCTTCCGCCGACTGAAGTGGAATTCGCCGTGAACGTGGGTGGTAAATAA
- a CDS encoding cytochrome c biogenesis protein CcdA, translated as MKYIVSLMSAFLLLFGTAAVAQEPEATPVHAKWEFSAEKKAPGEFILKFKAKIDQGWKLMAASMGDDDPNTRIVFDSLSDSRAAIQALADVKAPLSAQEPLLDNMEIKYFENEAEVTATIKYNSDSIKNLRGNVTYFVLKGEEILPEEAPFTFVADAAGNLTGEEGGLKADAAIAERIDRKAVDLKNPVMKVGDIGKEGNSNPWLIFIFGVIGGLLALVTPCVFPMIPLTVSFFTKSAQDKKKGITSAVTYGFFIFLIYLAVSLPFHLLSSADPAIFNNISTNVWLNVIFFAVFVVFALSFFGLFEITLPSSLASKTDSKADKSSIIGIFFMALTLVVVSFSCTGPILGTLLASAGSAGSTNGAWMLTAGLAGFGVSLGLPFALFALFPNWLNSLPKSGGWLTSVKVVLGFIELALAVKFLSNADLVMHWGILHRETFFLIWIIIGLLTTLYLFGVIKFPHDSPIKKLGKVRIFFGILFAAFTLYLIPGITNTKYSRIKLMSGFAPPMSYSWYGNNAHENGAVEPDVMNDYFKALALAKEKNKPVMIDFTGWACVNCRNMEENVWTDPEVHSLIQDNFVLVSLYTDDRKKLPEEEQFKYTHAEGWSKKIVTVGDHWATFQRVNFINQSQPLYVLITPDEQLLTWPVAYEPDIQKYADWLKAGLEGWKKVNATATK; from the coding sequence ATGAAGTATATCGTATCGTTGATGTCCGCATTCCTGCTGCTTTTCGGCACCGCCGCCGTAGCCCAGGAGCCGGAAGCCACTCCAGTTCACGCCAAATGGGAATTCTCCGCGGAGAAAAAGGCGCCGGGAGAATTTATCTTGAAATTCAAAGCTAAAATAGACCAGGGTTGGAAACTCATGGCCGCCTCCATGGGCGACGATGATCCCAATACCCGCATCGTTTTCGACAGCCTCAGCGATTCCCGCGCCGCCATCCAGGCCCTCGCGGACGTGAAAGCGCCCCTCAGCGCCCAGGAGCCCCTGCTCGATAACATGGAAATCAAATACTTCGAAAACGAAGCCGAAGTAACCGCCACCATCAAATACAACTCCGATTCCATCAAGAATCTCCGTGGTAACGTTACTTACTTCGTGCTCAAAGGCGAGGAAATCCTCCCGGAAGAAGCGCCCTTCACTTTCGTGGCGGACGCCGCCGGCAACCTCACCGGTGAAGAAGGCGGCCTCAAAGCCGACGCCGCCATCGCAGAAAGGATCGACCGCAAAGCCGTGGACCTCAAAAATCCCGTCATGAAAGTAGGAGACATCGGTAAGGAAGGCAATTCCAACCCCTGGCTCATCTTCATTTTCGGCGTCATCGGCGGTTTGCTCGCACTGGTTACCCCCTGCGTGTTCCCCATGATCCCGCTGACGGTTTCGTTTTTCACCAAATCGGCGCAGGACAAGAAAAAAGGGATCACCAGCGCAGTAACTTACGGTTTCTTCATTTTCCTCATTTACCTCGCCGTGAGCCTGCCCTTCCACCTGCTCAGCTCCGCGGATCCCGCCATTTTCAATAACATCAGCACCAACGTGTGGCTGAACGTGATCTTCTTCGCCGTGTTCGTCGTGTTCGCATTGTCGTTCTTCGGTCTCTTCGAAATCACCCTGCCCAGCAGCCTCGCCAGCAAAACCGATTCCAAAGCTGACAAGAGCAGCATCATCGGTATTTTCTTCATGGCGCTCACCCTGGTAGTGGTATCGTTCAGCTGCACCGGCCCGATCCTTGGCACCCTGCTGGCCAGCGCCGGCTCCGCCGGAAGCACCAACGGCGCATGGATGCTGACCGCCGGCCTCGCCGGTTTCGGCGTGTCCCTCGGCCTGCCTTTCGCCCTGTTCGCCCTGTTCCCGAACTGGCTCAACTCGCTGCCCAAGTCCGGCGGTTGGCTCACCTCCGTTAAAGTGGTGCTCGGTTTCATCGAACTGGCCCTCGCCGTGAAGTTCCTCTCCAATGCAGACCTCGTGATGCACTGGGGCATCCTACACCGCGAAACATTCTTCCTCATCTGGATCATCATCGGCCTGCTCACCACGCTGTATCTCTTCGGGGTCATCAAATTCCCGCACGACAGCCCGATCAAGAAGCTCGGCAAAGTCCGCATCTTCTTCGGTATCCTGTTCGCCGCGTTTACCTTGTACCTTATCCCGGGCATCACCAATACCAAGTATTCCCGTATCAAACTGATGAGCGGTTTCGCGCCGCCCATGTCTTACAGCTGGTACGGCAACAACGCCCACGAAAACGGCGCTGTGGAACCCGATGTGATGAACGATTATTTCAAGGCCCTGGCTCTCGCCAAAGAGAAAAACAAGCCCGTCATGATCGACTTCACCGGTTGGGCCTGCGTGAACTGCCGCAATATGGAAGAAAACGTATGGACCGATCCTGAGGTGCACTCCCTCATACAGGATAACTTCGTGCTCGTATCGCTCTACACTGACGACCGCAAGAAGCTCCCCGAGGAAGAACAATTCAAATACACGCATGCCGAAGGCTGGTCCAAAAAGATCGTGACCGTTGGCGACCACTGGGCTACTTTCCAGCGCGTGAACTTCATTAACCAGTCGCAGCCCCTGTACGTGCTCATTACGCCCGACGAGCAGCTGCTGACCTGGCCCGTGGCTTACGAACCCGATATCCAGAAATATGCGGATTGGCTGAAAGCCGGTCTGGAAGGCTGGAAGAAGGTGAACGCCACCGCCACCAAATAA
- a CDS encoding response regulator transcription factor, with protein MKVLLIEDNVELASSISAFLAREGYICEVSYNMRDALDKLISFQYDCVLLDIMLPDGNGLEILRFMRKDQVHSPVLILSAKNSLDDKIIGLEEGADDYLTKPFHMPELNARLRAIYRRKKLNGSNIIAFNEITLNIDTFEAWVNGTMLDMTRKEFDLLMYFMVNKNRVLSRQSIAAHLWGDYTDNLSNFDFVYQHVKNIRKKISAANGTDYIGTVYGLGYKFNTSRQ; from the coding sequence ATGAAAGTCTTGCTGATTGAAGACAATGTGGAGCTGGCCAGCAGCATCTCGGCGTTTCTGGCCCGCGAGGGGTATATCTGCGAAGTAAGCTACAATATGCGCGATGCGCTGGACAAGCTGATTTCCTTCCAGTACGACTGCGTGCTGCTCGACATCATGCTGCCAGATGGCAACGGGCTGGAGATCCTCCGGTTTATGCGCAAAGACCAGGTGCATAGCCCGGTCCTCATCCTTTCCGCCAAAAATTCGCTGGACGACAAGATCATCGGGCTGGAAGAAGGGGCCGACGACTACCTGACGAAGCCCTTCCACATGCCGGAACTCAATGCCCGCCTCCGGGCCATTTACCGGCGGAAGAAGCTCAATGGCAGCAATATTATCGCTTTCAACGAAATCACCCTCAACATCGACACTTTCGAAGCCTGGGTCAACGGCACGATGCTGGACATGACGCGCAAGGAATTCGACCTGCTGATGTATTTCATGGTCAACAAGAACAGGGTGCTGTCGCGCCAGTCGATCGCCGCGCATCTCTGGGGCGATTACACCGATAACCTTTCCAATTTCGACTTCGTATACCAGCATGTGAAGAACATCCGCAAGAAAATCAGCGCCGCCAACGGCACCGATTACATCGGCACGGTGTACGGGCTGGGGTATAAATTCAATACATCCCGTCAATAA
- a CDS encoding HAMP domain-containing sensor histidine kinase has product MKIVDRFTLWFLGVTLLIIPINSVITYQSIKGQIDKAAITRLKHVNERAAQQLARGEAVGEFMQGCRIKAAPSDSTMPADFFLITDRDVKHDPDMEDYDRKITVASWHMINGVSYKIISGDYVTRSEQILAGLRESIMWKLVILIGLIVLTARLASRLVLAPFYSTLKKLQRFNLRSRTKLKFKRSRTKEFNELNCFVEKMTDKAVDDYIHLKEFSENASHELQTPLAIIRSKLELMSEYNIEGEQAVLISDMQNAVDRLMRINRSLVLLSRLENNEFECEELLDISRYARETVNTFCDLITIKGLTMDYRIEERVEVKLHTALVDILLNNLIGNAIRHNYAGGHISIELNSRHLMISNTGPEPQAPPEEMFLRFRKGTACQSSVGIGLSIVKQICDMNGFTIEYRFQAGHHIITIDFPSTFTSSKLLQNDTRYLHEKTQL; this is encoded by the coding sequence ATGAAGATTGTAGACAGATTTACGTTGTGGTTCCTGGGCGTTACGCTGCTGATCATCCCGATCAACAGCGTGATTACTTACCAGAGCATCAAGGGGCAGATCGACAAGGCGGCCATTACCCGGCTGAAGCATGTGAACGAGCGGGCCGCGCAGCAGCTGGCGAGGGGCGAGGCTGTCGGGGAATTCATGCAGGGGTGCCGGATTAAAGCGGCGCCTTCGGATTCCACCATGCCAGCGGACTTCTTCCTCATCACCGACCGCGACGTTAAACACGATCCGGATATGGAGGATTACGACCGGAAGATCACCGTGGCGTCTTGGCATATGATCAACGGCGTGAGCTACAAAATTATTTCCGGCGACTATGTGACGCGTTCGGAGCAGATATTGGCGGGTTTGCGGGAATCGATCATGTGGAAGCTGGTCATATTGATCGGTTTGATCGTACTCACGGCGCGCCTGGCTTCGCGGCTGGTGCTGGCGCCTTTTTACAGCACGCTCAAGAAACTGCAGCGCTTCAACCTGCGCTCGCGCACGAAACTGAAATTCAAGCGTTCGCGGACGAAGGAATTCAACGAATTGAATTGTTTCGTGGAGAAGATGACGGACAAGGCGGTAGACGATTACATCCATCTGAAAGAATTCTCCGAAAATGCTTCCCACGAGCTGCAGACGCCGCTGGCCATCATCCGGAGCAAACTGGAATTGATGTCGGAATATAATATTGAAGGCGAACAGGCGGTGCTGATTTCCGATATGCAGAACGCGGTGGACCGGCTCATGCGGATCAACCGCAGCCTCGTGCTGCTGTCGCGCCTTGAAAACAATGAGTTCGAATGCGAGGAATTGCTGGATATATCGCGGTACGCCCGGGAAACGGTCAACACTTTCTGCGACCTCATTACCATCAAAGGCCTCACGATGGACTATCGCATCGAGGAGCGGGTGGAAGTGAAGCTGCACACGGCTTTGGTGGATATCCTGCTCAACAACCTCATCGGCAACGCCATCCGTCACAACTACGCGGGCGGGCATATTTCGATCGAGCTGAACAGCCGGCACCTTATGATTTCGAATACCGGCCCCGAGCCGCAGGCGCCCCCGGAAGAGATGTTCCTGCGTTTCCGGAAGGGTACGGCGTGCCAGAGCTCCGTTGGCATCGGCCTGTCTATCGTGAAGCAGATCTGTGATATGAACGGCTTTACCATTGAGTACCGCTTTCAAGCCGGTCATCACATAATTACGATCGATTTTCCTTCCACTTTCACTTCTTCAAAATTGCTTCAGAATGATACGCGCTATTTGCATGAGAAAACTCAGCTGTAA
- a CDS encoding TolC family protein, with the protein MTSRYSVHLLLSVILLTGSIGARAQVLTLKDAVQTALNNYGSIKAKANYVNASKAAAEQARRDYLPNFSVSAQQDYGTINGQNGPLYGFGGLGVASSGMAMPEQNWNAAFGALYLANINWEFFAFGRMKEKIKAAETLARRDERDWQQEQFRHEVKVAATYLNLLAAQRLTKAWERNLERADTFRSVVTRRALNGLIAGVDSSLANAEVANAKISLVRSRDVEQEQGNQLAQLMGTVPQSYILDSFILTRLPLVVTDTVAMRTDVHPVLQFYQSRIRLSQEQEKYIRTLQYPAFSLFSVLQTRGSGFQAEYITDHTAFTRDYWTGVKPSRTNYLFGVGVTWNLTSITRVNKQMSAQEYTSKALQNEMEVVDQQLKAQLSLADTKMKNAIDTYREALVQIKSASDAYLQKTVMYKNGLSTLVDVTQALYTLNRAETDRDVAYSNVWQALLLKAAAAGDFGLFINEF; encoded by the coding sequence ATGACATCACGCTATTCCGTTCATCTGCTGTTGTCTGTTATCCTTCTTACCGGTTCCATCGGCGCCCGCGCGCAGGTGCTGACCCTGAAAGATGCTGTACAAACGGCACTGAACAATTACGGTTCCATCAAGGCGAAAGCCAATTACGTCAATGCTTCCAAAGCGGCTGCGGAACAGGCTCGGCGGGATTACCTGCCCAACTTCAGCGTGTCTGCGCAACAGGATTATGGTACCATCAACGGCCAGAACGGTCCGCTTTACGGATTCGGGGGCCTGGGCGTAGCCTCCTCCGGGATGGCCATGCCGGAACAAAACTGGAATGCCGCGTTCGGGGCGCTTTATCTCGCAAACATTAACTGGGAATTTTTTGCCTTCGGCAGGATGAAGGAGAAGATCAAAGCCGCCGAAACGCTCGCCCGCCGCGATGAGCGCGACTGGCAGCAGGAGCAGTTCCGTCACGAAGTAAAGGTGGCGGCCACTTACCTGAACCTGCTGGCGGCGCAGCGGCTCACCAAAGCCTGGGAGCGCAACCTGGAAAGAGCCGATACCTTCCGGTCGGTGGTGACGCGCCGCGCGCTGAACGGCCTCATCGCCGGTGTGGATTCCTCGCTGGCCAATGCGGAAGTCGCCAATGCGAAGATCTCGCTCGTGCGCTCGCGCGACGTGGAGCAGGAGCAGGGCAACCAGCTGGCGCAGCTCATGGGAACGGTGCCGCAATCTTATATCCTCGACTCTTTCATCCTCACGCGCCTGCCCCTGGTGGTAACGGATACCGTAGCGATGCGGACTGACGTCCACCCCGTCCTGCAATTCTACCAAAGCCGCATCCGGCTGAGCCAGGAACAGGAGAAATACATCCGTACCCTGCAATATCCCGCGTTCAGCCTGTTCAGCGTGCTGCAGACAAGGGGCTCCGGCTTCCAGGCGGAATACATCACCGACCACACGGCGTTCACCCGCGACTACTGGACCGGCGTGAAACCCAGCCGCACCAACTACCTGTTCGGCGTGGGCGTTACCTGGAACCTGACGAGCATCACGCGCGTCAACAAGCAGATGAGCGCGCAGGAATACACTTCCAAAGCTTTGCAAAATGAGATGGAAGTCGTCGACCAGCAACTGAAAGCACAACTTTCGCTCGCCGATACGAAGATGAAAAATGCGATCGACACCTACCGCGAAGCATTGGTGCAGATCAAATCCGCTTCAGATGCCTATCTCCAGAAAACCGTGATGTACAAGAACGGGTTGAGCACGCTGGTAGACGTTACCCAGGCGCTGTATACCCTCAACCGCGCGGAAACCGACCGCGATGTGGCGTATAGCAACGTGTGGCAGGCGCTGCTGCTGAAAGCCGCGGCGGCAGGGGATTTTGGATTATTTATCAACGAATTTTAA